The following proteins are encoded in a genomic region of Streptomyces lunaelactis:
- a CDS encoding HoxN/HupN/NixA family nickel/cobalt transporter — MRRRTTVTGAAVLLTGAALALLPAGTAAAHPLGNFTVNRYDGLLVAPGVLSVDHVEDLAEIPAAQARTRIDGDGDRKMSPGELSGWAQGRCRDAARDGRVTVAGRTAALTPGASRAEVRPGQAGLPTLRVECRLTAALPDGRQTIGFRAPGGDQGPGWREIAAGGDRMTLTSSDVPKTSVSRRLAVYPDGQLSSAPDQRAAELSVAPGGAPAAADRQGAAPPASVLPRGADRWTQALTDLVSRRELTAGFAALALATALLLGALHALAPGHGKTVMAAAAAAGGRKSLRDVLSLGASVTLTHTLGVFALGALITAGSAAAPSVVAWLGVASGALVAGAGVMLVRRAWRNRGDSHGHSHGHDHAHDHGHGHSDGHDHGHSHGHGHGHSHSHDHRPLSFRSTLLLGFAGGLVPSPSAVVVLVGAAALGRAWFGLLLVLAYGAGLALTLAAAGFAAVRLGDRAARLLAERSLRKGRLISAAQRTLPLGTACVVLALGCGLALKGAATALA; from the coding sequence ATGAGGAGGCGTACGACCGTCACCGGCGCGGCGGTACTCCTCACGGGGGCGGCGCTCGCGCTGCTGCCGGCGGGGACTGCGGCAGCGCATCCCCTCGGGAACTTCACCGTCAACCGTTACGACGGGCTGCTCGTCGCGCCCGGTGTGCTGAGCGTCGATCATGTGGAGGATCTGGCGGAGATACCCGCCGCCCAGGCGCGTACCAGGATCGACGGGGACGGCGACCGGAAGATGTCCCCCGGTGAACTGTCCGGGTGGGCCCAGGGCCGCTGCCGGGACGCGGCGCGGGACGGCCGGGTCACCGTCGCGGGGCGTACGGCCGCGCTCACGCCCGGCGCGAGCCGCGCCGAGGTGCGCCCCGGGCAGGCCGGGCTGCCGACGCTCCGCGTCGAGTGCAGGCTCACGGCCGCACTGCCGGACGGGCGGCAGACGATCGGCTTCCGGGCGCCGGGCGGCGACCAGGGGCCGGGCTGGCGGGAGATCGCGGCCGGCGGCGACCGGATGACGCTCACCTCCTCCGACGTGCCGAAGACATCGGTGTCCCGGCGGCTGGCGGTCTATCCGGACGGGCAGCTCTCCTCCGCGCCGGATCAGCGGGCGGCCGAACTCTCGGTGGCACCGGGCGGCGCCCCGGCGGCGGCGGACCGGCAGGGGGCGGCCCCCCCGGCCTCCGTACTGCCGCGGGGCGCGGACCGCTGGACGCAGGCGCTGACCGATCTGGTGTCCCGGCGCGAACTGACCGCGGGATTCGCCGCCCTGGCGCTGGCGACCGCGCTTCTGCTCGGTGCGCTGCACGCGCTCGCGCCGGGCCACGGCAAGACGGTGATGGCCGCCGCGGCGGCGGCGGGCGGACGGAAGTCGCTGCGCGACGTCCTCTCGCTGGGCGCCTCGGTGACGCTCACGCACACGCTCGGGGTGTTCGCGCTGGGCGCGCTGATCACCGCGGGCTCGGCGGCGGCGCCGTCGGTGGTGGCGTGGCTGGGCGTCGCGAGCGGCGCTCTGGTCGCCGGGGCGGGGGTCATGCTGGTGCGCAGGGCCTGGAGGAACCGAGGCGACTCGCACGGCCACAGCCACGGACACGACCACGCACACGACCACGGACACGGGCACTCGGACGGCCATGACCACGGACACAGCCATGGTCATGGTCACGGCCACAGCCACAGCCACGATCACCGCCCGCTGAGTTTCCGCTCCACCCTCCTCCTCGGCTTCGCCGGCGGACTCGTCCCCAGCCCCTCCGCCGTCGTCGTGCTCGTCGGGGCCGCCGCGCTGGGCCGCGCCTGGTTCGGTCTGCTGCTCGTCCTCGCGTACGGCGCCGGGCTCGCCCTCACCCTCGCCGCCGCGGGCTTCGCGGCGGTCCGCCTCGGCGACCGCGCGGCCCGTCTTCTCGCCGAGCGGAGCCTTCGCAAGGGACGGCTGATTTCCGCCGCGCAGCGCACGCTGCCGCTCGGCACGGCGTGCGTGGTGCTCGCCCTCGGATGCGGATTGGCGCTCAAGGGGGCGGCAACAGCTCTTGCGTGA
- a CDS encoding SGNH/GDSL hydrolase family protein — protein MKLSRIAAFSSSLLLGAVLALTGAGQAQASDTALALDYVALGDSYSSGLGAGSYDSSSGNCKRSSRAYPKLWAAAHSPSSFAFTACSGARTGDVTAGQLAPLSSATDLVSLTIGGNDAGFADVMTTCVLQSESTCLNRIATARGYVDSTLPGKLDQVYSAIRAKAPAAQVVVLGYPRFYKLGGSCVAGLSEKERSAINGAADYLNAAIAKRAANHGYDFADVAGAFTGHEICSSASWLHSVNWLSISESYHPTASGQSGGYLPVLTAHA, from the coding sequence ATGAAACTGTCCCGAATCGCGGCATTCTCATCCTCACTCCTCCTCGGCGCCGTCCTCGCTCTCACCGGAGCCGGCCAGGCACAGGCCTCGGACACCGCACTGGCGCTGGACTACGTGGCCCTCGGCGACTCCTACTCATCGGGTCTCGGGGCCGGCAGCTACGACAGCTCGAGCGGTAACTGCAAGCGCAGCAGCCGTGCCTACCCCAAGCTCTGGGCGGCCGCGCATTCACCCTCGTCGTTCGCGTTCACCGCTTGCTCGGGCGCTCGTACGGGTGATGTCACAGCCGGTCAGCTTGCCCCCCTCAGCTCGGCCACCGACCTCGTCTCCCTCACCATCGGCGGCAATGACGCCGGCTTCGCGGACGTCATGACGACCTGCGTCCTGCAGTCGGAGTCCACCTGCCTCAACCGGATCGCGACGGCGCGCGGTTACGTCGACTCCACCCTGCCCGGCAAGCTCGACCAGGTGTACTCGGCGATCAGAGCCAAGGCCCCGGCCGCCCAGGTCGTCGTCCTCGGCTACCCCCGCTTCTACAAGCTCGGCGGCAGCTGCGTCGCCGGGCTGAGCGAGAAGGAACGGTCCGCGATCAACGGGGCCGCGGACTACCTCAACGCCGCAATCGCGAAGCGGGCGGCCAACCACGGATACGACTTCGCGGACGTCGCCGGGGCCTTCACCGGACACGAGATCTGCTCCAGCGCGTCCTGGCTGCACAGCGTCAACTGGCTCAGCATCAGCGAGTCCTACCACCCCACCGCGTCCGGGCAGTCCGGCGGCTATCTGCCGGTCCTGACCGCCCACGCCTGA
- a CDS encoding glycosyltransferase family 2 protein — MSSVLHPAAPGQDPFTAPSHHGDTVETAAGPEGPVSSLGRISATYRPISSHLAITPPVSVVIPAMNEAENLPYVFKTLPAWIHEVVLVDGNSSDNTVQVARELWPDVKVVKQVGKGKGDALISGFAACTGDIIVMVDADGSADGHEIVSYVSALVSGADFAKGSRFANGGGTDDMTPIRKFGNWVLCAIVNAKFGARYTDLCYGYNAFWKHCLDKVTLDCTGFEIETLMNIRVVKAGLRVQEVPSHEYLRIHGVSNLSAVRDGLRVLKVIVKEKGVRRSARRHAWAAPSVRIPRGEAS; from the coding sequence ATGAGCTCAGTCCTGCACCCGGCGGCGCCGGGGCAAGATCCGTTCACCGCACCGTCGCACCATGGGGACACCGTCGAAACAGCCGCCGGTCCGGAAGGACCGGTGAGTAGCCTCGGCCGAATATCCGCCACGTACCGGCCTATCTCCTCGCATCTCGCGATCACTCCGCCCGTCAGCGTCGTGATCCCCGCCATGAATGAGGCGGAGAATCTCCCGTACGTCTTCAAGACTCTGCCCGCGTGGATTCATGAAGTCGTGCTGGTCGACGGGAATTCCAGCGACAACACCGTCCAGGTCGCCCGTGAACTGTGGCCGGACGTCAAGGTCGTCAAGCAGGTCGGCAAGGGCAAAGGAGATGCCCTCATCAGCGGATTCGCCGCCTGCACCGGCGACATAATCGTGATGGTCGACGCCGACGGCTCGGCCGACGGCCATGAGATCGTCAGTTACGTGTCCGCCCTGGTCTCGGGCGCGGATTTCGCCAAGGGCTCGCGTTTCGCCAACGGCGGCGGCACCGACGACATGACCCCGATCCGCAAGTTCGGCAACTGGGTGCTGTGCGCCATCGTCAACGCCAAGTTCGGGGCCCGCTACACCGATCTCTGCTACGGCTACAACGCCTTCTGGAAGCACTGCCTGGACAAGGTCACCCTGGACTGCACCGGCTTCGAGATAGAGACCCTGATGAACATCCGGGTCGTCAAGGCCGGGCTGCGGGTGCAGGAGGTCCCCAGCCACGAGTACCTCCGCATCCACGGCGTCAGCAACCTCAGCGCCGTACGGGACGGACTGCGGGTCCTCAAGGTGATCGTGAAGGAGAAGGGCGTACGCAGATCGGCGCGCCGTCACGCGTGGGCAGCGCCGAGCGTCAGGATCCCGCGGGGAGAGGCATCTTGA
- a CDS encoding glycosyltransferase family 2 protein, translated as MSERPSHRFSVVICVYTEDRWDDILAAVDSVRKQSLPALETLLVVDHNAALLARLGKEFKESAAHGEGVRVLANAGPRGLSAGRNTGIAAARGEFVAFLDDDAVAERDWLRYFAEGYDDRLVMAVGGRTMAAWASGRRPVWFPEEFDWVVGCTYRGLPRGKVRVRNVLGGNASFRRSAFDASGGFATGIGRDGDKRPLGCEETELCIRLAKAVPDAVLLIDDRAVIHHKVPAVRERFGYFRTRAYAEGLSKALVAKSVGADKGLESERRYTTRVLPAGVVRGLRDAALGRRGGVGRAGAIVTGVAAAAGGYVVGSVRARGGGATFSSGPIAAEPVMGGMSG; from the coding sequence TTGAGCGAGCGCCCGTCGCACCGGTTCTCCGTGGTGATCTGCGTCTATACCGAGGACCGCTGGGACGACATCCTCGCGGCCGTCGACTCGGTACGGAAGCAGTCACTGCCTGCCCTCGAGACGCTGCTCGTGGTCGACCACAACGCGGCCCTGCTGGCGCGGCTCGGCAAGGAGTTCAAGGAGAGCGCGGCACACGGTGAGGGGGTGCGGGTGCTCGCCAACGCGGGCCCCCGTGGCCTCTCCGCGGGCCGCAACACCGGAATCGCCGCCGCGCGCGGCGAGTTCGTCGCCTTCCTCGACGACGACGCCGTGGCCGAGCGCGACTGGCTGCGGTACTTCGCCGAGGGGTACGACGACCGGCTCGTGATGGCCGTCGGCGGCCGGACGATGGCCGCCTGGGCATCGGGCCGCAGGCCCGTCTGGTTCCCCGAGGAGTTCGACTGGGTCGTCGGCTGTACGTACCGGGGGCTGCCGCGCGGCAAGGTGCGCGTCCGCAATGTCCTGGGCGGCAATGCCTCCTTCCGGCGCAGCGCGTTCGACGCCTCCGGCGGCTTCGCCACGGGCATCGGGCGCGACGGCGACAAACGGCCGCTGGGCTGCGAGGAGACCGAACTGTGCATCCGGCTGGCCAAGGCCGTGCCGGACGCGGTCCTGCTGATCGACGACCGCGCGGTGATCCACCACAAGGTCCCGGCCGTCAGGGAACGGTTCGGCTACTTCCGCACCCGCGCCTACGCCGAGGGCCTGTCCAAGGCGCTCGTGGCCAAGAGTGTGGGGGCGGACAAGGGACTCGAGTCCGAGCGCCGCTACACCACACGGGTACTGCCGGCCGGAGTCGTACGCGGGCTGCGCGACGCGGCGCTGGGCCGCCGGGGCGGCGTGGGCCGGGCCGGTGCGATCGTCACCGGGGTCGCGGCGGCGGCGGGCGGCTATGTGGTCGGGAGCGTGCGTGCCCGTGGGGGCGGCGCCACGTTCTCCTCCGGTCCCATCGCGGCAGAACCGGTCATGGGAGGTATGTCCGGGTGA
- a CDS encoding polysaccharide deacetylase family protein: MYHAVGHRPAQAAYGLSVSPEAFAEQMELLGERGFTPVTTAQLGAAWRAAGGPLPRRPVLITFDDGYEGVHRHALPVLAKHGFASTLFVSTGWLRGAYEAGGALDTMLDWDQVRELAAAGTEIGGHTHTHPQLDQLDDDRLRYETVRCRDIIADELGAGPVSFAYPYGYSSRRVRRTVRAAGFAQSLAVGNALAVRRQGPYALERVTVRRTTGIEEFEQLVVGRSIARNFARDRALTKGYAVVRRARRAGGLIRRVRT; the protein is encoded by the coding sequence ATGTACCACGCCGTCGGACACCGCCCGGCGCAGGCCGCGTACGGTCTGTCCGTCTCGCCCGAAGCCTTCGCCGAGCAGATGGAACTGCTCGGCGAGCGCGGGTTCACGCCCGTCACCACCGCCCAACTGGGCGCTGCCTGGCGGGCGGCGGGCGGACCGTTGCCGCGCCGGCCCGTCCTGATCACCTTCGACGACGGCTACGAGGGCGTGCACCGGCACGCCCTCCCCGTCCTCGCCAAGCACGGCTTCGCCTCGACCCTCTTCGTCTCGACCGGCTGGCTGCGCGGTGCGTACGAAGCGGGCGGTGCGCTCGACACGATGCTCGACTGGGACCAGGTGCGCGAACTGGCCGCGGCGGGCACGGAGATCGGCGGCCACACCCACACCCATCCGCAGCTCGACCAGCTCGACGACGACCGCCTCCGGTACGAGACGGTCCGCTGCCGGGACATCATCGCGGACGAGCTGGGCGCCGGGCCGGTGTCGTTCGCCTATCCCTACGGCTACTCCAGCCGCCGGGTGCGGCGTACGGTCCGGGCGGCCGGTTTCGCCCAGTCGCTCGCCGTCGGCAACGCGCTCGCCGTACGCCGCCAGGGGCCGTACGCCCTGGAGCGGGTGACCGTGCGGCGCACCACCGGTATCGAGGAGTTCGAACAGCTCGTCGTGGGCAGATCCATCGCCCGCAACTTCGCCAGGGACCGTGCACTGACCAAGGGTTACGCCGTGGTGCGCCGGGCCCGCAGGGCCGGCGGGCTGATCCGCCGGGTCAGGACCTGA
- a CDS encoding DUF5925 domain-containing protein, whose protein sequence is MSAKPQDALPIRLNVDDSDSPSDVVDALFLGRFATGEQPHSHSSTIDRVKPGASLLPPSACVLRSARDDDRSATLAEGDGWTLLISRWNRGADVMVTAVSSELAEKVLGQATDGATDEPEPQPENVTMGFWYVSPRRGPYRTTRQIAAGTWDEVRPNYTAPVADAMDRLMKVTPDDISGRLLLLHGPPGTGKTSALRTLARSWRDWCQVDCVLDPERLFNDVGYLMDIAIGEDEGTSKGRWRLLLLEDCDELIRGEAKHTAGQALSRLLNLTDGLLGQGRNVLVGVTTNEDLERLHPAVVRPGRCLARIEVGALTREESVNWLGTEEGVGREGATLAELYALRRGTSPASVPSQHDGADAGLYL, encoded by the coding sequence ATGTCTGCCAAGCCTCAGGACGCTCTGCCGATCCGGCTCAACGTCGACGACAGCGATTCACCATCGGACGTCGTCGACGCGCTGTTCCTCGGCCGCTTCGCGACGGGCGAGCAGCCTCACTCCCACAGCTCCACCATCGACCGCGTCAAGCCCGGCGCCTCTCTGCTGCCGCCGTCCGCTTGTGTGCTGCGCTCCGCGCGCGACGACGACCGCAGCGCCACGCTCGCCGAGGGCGACGGCTGGACGCTGCTGATCTCCCGCTGGAACCGTGGCGCCGATGTCATGGTCACCGCGGTCAGCTCCGAGCTCGCCGAGAAGGTCCTTGGCCAGGCGACCGACGGCGCCACGGACGAGCCGGAACCGCAGCCGGAGAACGTGACCATGGGGTTCTGGTACGTCTCGCCCCGGCGCGGCCCGTACCGCACCACCCGCCAGATCGCCGCCGGGACCTGGGACGAGGTCCGGCCCAACTACACGGCGCCGGTGGCCGATGCCATGGACCGGCTGATGAAGGTGACGCCGGACGACATCTCGGGCCGGCTGCTGCTGCTCCACGGCCCGCCGGGCACCGGCAAGACCTCGGCGCTGCGGACGCTGGCCCGCTCCTGGCGTGACTGGTGCCAGGTCGACTGTGTGCTCGACCCGGAGCGGCTCTTCAACGACGTCGGCTATCTGATGGACATCGCGATCGGCGAGGACGAGGGCACGTCGAAGGGTCGTTGGCGGCTGCTGCTGCTCGAGGACTGCGACGAGCTGATCCGCGGCGAGGCCAAGCACACGGCGGGCCAGGCCCTGTCCCGGCTGCTCAATCTGACGGACGGCCTGCTGGGCCAGGGCCGTAACGTCCTGGTGGGCGTGACCACCAACGAGGACCTGGAGCGCCTGCACCCGGCGGTGGTCCGCCCGGGCCGCTGTCTGGCCCGGATCGAGGTGGGTGCGCTGACCCGCGAGGAGTCGGTGAACTGGCTGGGCACGGAGGAGGGCGTGGGCCGCGAGGGCGCGACGCTGGCGGAGTTGTACGCGCTGCGCCGCGGCACGAGCCCGGCGTCGGTCCCATCCCAGCACGACGGCGCGGACGCGGGCCTGTACCTGTGA
- a CDS encoding GntR family transcriptional regulator gives MTLKIAIDAGAADAPYEQLRAQISKQTRSGKLPVGYRLPTVRGLAEELGLAANTVAKAYRALEADGVIETRGRNGTFVAAAGDAAKRQAAAAAAAYAEQARRLGLSRAAAGAAVEDALRAVYEG, from the coding sequence GTGACCTTGAAGATCGCCATTGATGCAGGTGCGGCCGACGCCCCGTACGAACAGCTGCGTGCCCAGATCTCGAAGCAGACGCGCTCGGGCAAGCTGCCTGTGGGCTACCGGCTGCCGACCGTGCGAGGGCTCGCGGAGGAGCTGGGGCTCGCCGCGAATACCGTGGCCAAGGCGTATCGCGCGCTTGAGGCCGACGGGGTGATCGAGACGCGCGGCCGGAACGGCACGTTTGTCGCGGCGGCGGGGGATGCGGCGAAGCGGCAGGCGGCGGCCGCGGCGGCGGCGTATGCGGAGCAGGCGCGGCGACTTGGGCTGAGCCGGGCGGCTGCGGGGGCGGCGGTCGAGGACGCGCTGCGGGCGGTGTACGAGGGCTGA
- a CDS encoding GNAT family N-acetyltransferase: MTLIVRDFRIEDAASVSAVRRAALPYMVTTPEAIVFAVETANPAKKYRLLIAEKDGEIIGTAHTGVAYDSSEPGQSFVTPHVHPAHRGQGAGALILRTAEEHLTAEGARTVYAWVMDEPESRSFAEKRGYRPTRPAHFQRLDLRGGTLPPLPELPAGVELRTAADFEADPRPIFRADAEATSDEPSDISADFDDYEDWISHTWNNPLLDRELSTVVLVDGEVAAFTAAQSDGGTRYMSGMTGTLRAHRGRGFAKLAKTDSLRRARAAGHAEAFTSNDGDNGPMLAVNKWFGYEICATEVRHVRTLG; this comes from the coding sequence ATGACATTGATCGTCCGTGATTTCCGCATCGAGGACGCCGCATCCGTGTCCGCCGTCAGGCGGGCCGCTCTCCCCTACATGGTGACGACCCCCGAAGCCATCGTCTTCGCCGTGGAGACCGCCAACCCGGCCAAGAAATACCGGCTGTTGATCGCCGAGAAGGACGGGGAGATCATCGGCACGGCCCATACCGGCGTCGCGTACGACTCCAGCGAGCCGGGCCAGTCCTTCGTCACCCCGCACGTCCACCCGGCCCACCGCGGCCAGGGCGCCGGCGCGCTGATCCTGCGGACCGCCGAGGAGCATCTGACGGCCGAGGGCGCGAGGACCGTCTACGCCTGGGTCATGGACGAGCCGGAGTCCCGGTCCTTCGCCGAGAAGCGAGGCTACCGGCCGACGCGCCCGGCCCACTTCCAGCGTCTGGACCTGCGGGGCGGCACGCTGCCCCCGCTGCCGGAACTGCCCGCGGGCGTCGAGCTGCGTACCGCCGCGGACTTCGAGGCCGATCCGCGGCCGATCTTCCGGGCCGACGCCGAGGCCACGTCGGACGAGCCGAGTGATATCAGCGCGGACTTCGACGACTACGAGGACTGGATCAGCCACACCTGGAACAACCCGCTACTCGACCGTGAGCTCAGCACGGTCGTGCTGGTGGACGGCGAGGTCGCGGCCTTCACCGCGGCCCAGTCGGACGGCGGCACCCGCTACATGTCCGGCATGACCGGCACGCTGCGTGCCCACCGCGGCCGGGGATTCGCGAAGCTCGCCAAGACCGACTCCCTGCGCCGTGCCCGCGCGGCCGGCCATGCGGAGGCGTTCACCAGCAATGACGGCGACAATGGACCCATGCTGGCCGTCAACAAGTGGTTCGGCTACGAGATCTGCGCCACGGAGGTACGTCATGTCCGCACCCTCGGTTGA
- a CDS encoding DUF402 domain-containing protein — translation MSAPSVEVRLVKAGATKIRYPAEVVADDGTRLTVRAPWAGDGVRDFGFVRFEAGDVFTEYYWRDRWYAVKEVRSGDGTLKGWYCDITRPAVLDGGELVVEDLDLDLWVSADGTSVLRLDEDEFEASGLAARDPEAADRALRALDELELLAREGGFTALLT, via the coding sequence ATGTCCGCACCCTCGGTTGAGGTGCGACTGGTCAAGGCCGGCGCGACGAAGATCCGTTACCCCGCCGAGGTGGTCGCCGACGACGGAACGCGCCTCACGGTCCGCGCTCCGTGGGCGGGCGACGGCGTCCGCGACTTCGGCTTCGTGCGGTTCGAGGCGGGCGATGTCTTCACCGAGTACTACTGGCGGGACCGCTGGTACGCGGTGAAGGAGGTCCGCAGCGGCGACGGCACGCTGAAGGGCTGGTACTGCGACATCACCCGCCCCGCCGTCCTCGACGGCGGGGAGCTGGTGGTCGAGGACCTGGACCTCGATCTGTGGGTGTCGGCGGACGGAACATCCGTACTGCGCCTGGACGAGGACGAGTTCGAGGCGAGCGGCCTGGCCGCCCGCGACCCGGAGGCCGCGGACCGCGCCCTGCGGGCTCTCGACGAGCTCGAACTCCTCGC